From one Amycolatopsis sp. FDAARGOS 1241 genomic stretch:
- a CDS encoding decaprenylphospho-beta-D-erythro-pentofuranosid-2-ulose 2-reductase has protein sequence MIDAVGNPQSLLLLGGTSDIALAIAEKYLAEKPLRVVLAARPSPRLDAAAQRLKDRGADVSTVDFDAKDTASHPAVLDRAFAGGDIDVAVVAFGLLGDPEEVWQDHAKAVELATVNYAAAVSVGVALSEKLKVQGHGTIIALSSVAGERVRRSNFVYGSTKAGFDGFYLGLGEALAPHGVKVTVVRPGHVKTKMTAGLKDAPLAQTAEQVATIAVDAARTGKELVWAPGQFRFVMSVLRHVPRPIFRKLPI, from the coding sequence GTGATCGACGCCGTTGGCAACCCCCAGTCCCTGCTGCTGCTCGGCGGCACGTCCGACATCGCGCTGGCGATCGCCGAGAAGTACCTGGCGGAGAAGCCGCTGCGCGTGGTGCTCGCCGCGCGCCCGTCGCCCCGGCTCGACGCCGCCGCGCAGCGCCTGAAGGACCGCGGCGCGGATGTGTCCACTGTGGACTTCGACGCGAAGGACACGGCCTCGCACCCCGCCGTGCTCGACCGCGCGTTCGCCGGCGGTGACATCGACGTGGCCGTGGTCGCGTTCGGCCTGCTCGGGGACCCGGAGGAGGTGTGGCAGGACCACGCCAAGGCCGTGGAGCTCGCCACGGTCAACTACGCGGCCGCGGTGTCGGTGGGCGTGGCGCTGTCGGAGAAGCTCAAGGTCCAGGGCCACGGCACGATCATCGCGCTCTCGTCGGTGGCCGGGGAGCGCGTGCGGCGTTCGAACTTCGTGTACGGCTCGACCAAGGCCGGTTTCGATGGCTTCTACCTGGGCCTCGGCGAGGCGCTCGCGCCGCACGGCGTGAAGGTGACCGTTGTCCGCCCCGGCCACGTGAAGACGAAGATGACGGCCGGGCTGAAGGACGCCCCGCTGGCCCAGACCGCCGAGCAGGTGGCCACGATCGCCGTCGACGCCGCCCGCACCGGCAAGGAGCTGGTCTGGGCACCGGGGCAGTTCCGGTTCGTGATGTCGGTGCTGCGCCACGTACCGCGCCCGATTTTCCGGAAGCTCCCGATCTGA
- a CDS encoding VC0807 family protein, with protein MGKDFRASVFALLVDVGAPVGGYYLLRAAGLVPVWALLLSGLPPALRVLYRAVRRRRVDGMGLFVLAIVAVSVLTALFTGDARLLLVRNAWFSTLAGFWLPASLLFGRRPVTYEAARALLPGKGAQLDEAWAERPAFRRVWHVWGVGGLAHSGVSIGIAYPLPVDDVSALDTVVSIGFFVLLQVVTQVLLVREGTIGTLWRRQRAGAR; from the coding sequence ATGGGGAAGGACTTCCGAGCGTCGGTGTTCGCGCTGCTGGTCGACGTCGGGGCGCCGGTCGGCGGCTACTACCTGCTGCGGGCGGCCGGTTTGGTGCCGGTGTGGGCACTGCTGCTGAGCGGCCTGCCGCCCGCGCTGCGCGTGCTGTACAGGGCCGTGCGGCGGCGCCGGGTCGACGGGATGGGCCTGTTCGTGCTGGCCATCGTCGCCGTGAGCGTGCTGACCGCGCTGTTCACCGGCGACGCGCGGCTGCTGCTCGTGCGCAATGCGTGGTTCAGCACCCTCGCCGGCTTCTGGCTGCCGGCGAGCCTGTTGTTCGGCCGGCGCCCGGTGACGTACGAGGCGGCCCGCGCGCTCCTGCCGGGCAAGGGCGCCCAGCTCGACGAGGCGTGGGCCGAGCGGCCGGCGTTCCGCCGCGTGTGGCACGTGTGGGGGGTCGGCGGGCTCGCGCACAGCGGCGTGAGCATCGGGATTGCGTACCCGCTGCCGGTCGATGACGTATCCGCGCTGGACACGGTGGTGTCCATCGGGTTCTTCGTGCTGTTGCAGGTCGTGACCCAGGTGCTGCTCGTGCGCGAGGGCACGATCGGCACGCTGTGGCGGCGTCAGCGAGCCGGCGCGAGGTAG
- a CDS encoding glycosyltransferase, with amino-acid sequence MPGKAAPVAEAAPEGETRFAEHAPEGRLTAQRGLYAGPAPIVSKDLYAEIEWGSAVRDRDSITLEPSAKVTGNTYFGRFPASYWQRWTTVTEVAVEAVVTGDGLLSVGASDLEGDARVVNAEHVSGAKAKKVKLTAKLDKFHDGGALWLDLETEGGQMLRVEQVRWSVEAPEKIRPTAVTICTMNRADDCLKNLQALAADVSSLHTLDAIYVADQGTDLVESRDGFEQVAKDLGDKLHYIKQPNLGGAGGFTRGLYEVAGHTATEHANVLFMDDDVLLEPDLVVRMTAFSNRAANPIIVGGQMLNLLHPNQLHVGAEYARLNTLEPGQPVQHSLSTADLLGVDEVTLKPNRQERRLDAGYNGWWSCLIPYEVVKAIGYPMPFFFQWDDAEYSYRAREYGFPTVTLPGAGVWHADFHWKDWDEWHRYFNLRNSIITAALHSPFNLNLLSRVLMAQLVRYLLGMQYGLSATLIKAVEDFLEGPEVLHDGGVAAMKEIRRIREQYPETKRHKATDVPGIASNDIGIINSAPRPSMQRLVLIKRIVDRVLGRSRFDLGAVPTDEAHWWHIALFDTAVVTDASQEGVRVRTYDKVKMFDLAKRGVKVIQRLRKEGAEVQQQYKRAMPELTSRENWKRLYEL; translated from the coding sequence ATGCCCGGTAAAGCAGCCCCGGTCGCCGAGGCGGCCCCCGAAGGCGAGACCCGGTTCGCGGAGCACGCGCCCGAAGGCAGGCTCACGGCTCAGCGAGGGCTGTACGCCGGCCCGGCCCCCATCGTCAGCAAGGACCTCTACGCGGAGATCGAGTGGGGCTCCGCGGTGCGCGACCGCGACTCCATCACGCTGGAACCGTCGGCCAAGGTCACGGGCAACACCTACTTCGGCCGCTTCCCGGCGAGCTACTGGCAGCGCTGGACCACGGTGACCGAGGTCGCGGTCGAGGCCGTGGTGACCGGTGACGGCCTGCTCTCGGTCGGCGCGTCCGACCTCGAGGGCGACGCGCGCGTGGTCAACGCCGAGCACGTGTCCGGCGCCAAGGCGAAGAAGGTCAAGCTCACCGCGAAGCTCGACAAGTTCCACGACGGCGGCGCACTGTGGCTCGACCTCGAGACCGAGGGCGGCCAGATGCTGCGCGTGGAGCAGGTCCGCTGGAGCGTCGAGGCGCCGGAGAAGATCCGCCCGACGGCCGTGACGATCTGCACGATGAACCGCGCCGACGACTGCCTGAAGAACCTGCAGGCGCTCGCGGCTGACGTGTCGTCACTGCACACGCTGGACGCCATCTACGTCGCCGACCAGGGCACCGACCTCGTCGAGTCGCGCGACGGCTTCGAGCAGGTCGCGAAGGACCTCGGCGACAAGCTGCACTACATCAAGCAGCCGAACCTCGGCGGTGCCGGCGGCTTCACCCGCGGCCTGTACGAGGTGGCCGGCCACACCGCCACCGAGCACGCCAACGTGCTGTTCATGGACGACGACGTGCTCCTCGAGCCCGACCTCGTCGTGCGCATGACGGCGTTCTCCAACCGCGCGGCCAACCCGATCATCGTCGGTGGCCAGATGCTGAACCTGCTGCACCCGAACCAGCTGCACGTCGGCGCCGAGTACGCGCGGCTGAACACGCTGGAGCCGGGCCAGCCGGTGCAACACTCGCTGTCCACGGCCGACCTGCTGGGCGTCGACGAGGTGACCCTCAAGCCCAACCGCCAGGAGCGCCGCCTCGACGCCGGCTACAACGGCTGGTGGTCGTGCCTGATCCCGTACGAGGTCGTGAAGGCCATCGGCTACCCGATGCCGTTCTTCTTCCAGTGGGACGACGCCGAGTACTCCTACCGGGCCCGCGAGTACGGCTTCCCGACCGTGACGCTGCCGGGCGCCGGCGTGTGGCACGCGGACTTCCACTGGAAGGACTGGGACGAGTGGCACCGGTACTTCAACCTGCGCAACTCGATCATCACCGCGGCGCTGCACTCGCCGTTCAACCTGAACTTGCTCTCCCGCGTGCTGATGGCGCAGCTGGTGCGCTACCTACTGGGCATGCAGTACGGCCTCTCGGCCACGCTGATCAAGGCTGTCGAGGACTTCCTCGAGGGGCCTGAGGTCCTGCACGACGGCGGGGTCGCGGCGATGAAGGAGATCCGCCGGATCCGCGAGCAGTACCCGGAGACCAAGCGCCACAAGGCCACCGACGTCCCCGGCATCGCGTCCAACGACATCGGCATCATCAACAGCGCGCCGCGGCCCAGCATGCAGCGCCTGGTGCTGATCAAGCGCATCGTCGACCGCGTGCTCGGCCGCAGCCGGTTCGACCTCGGCGCCGTGCCGACCGACGAGGCGCACTGGTGGCACATCGCCCTGTTCGACACGGCGGTCGTCACCGACGCGTCGCAGGAGGGTGTGCGCGTGCGCACCTACGACAAGGTGAAGATGTTCGACCTCGCCAAGCGCGGGGTGAAGGTCATCCAGCGCCTGCGCAAGGAAGGCGCGGAGGTGCAGCAGCAGTACAAGCGCGCCATGCCGGAGCTCACCTCGCGCGAGAACTGGAAGCGGCTCTACGAGCTCTGA
- a CDS encoding FAD-binding oxidoreductase encodes MTQTPATQRRTLTGWGRTAGTVADVLSTPDVEAIAKAVTSAGPRGVIARGLGRSYGDPAQNAGGLVVDMTALDRIHSIDPGSGLVDLDAGVSLDKLMREALPHGLWVPVLPGTRQVTIGGAIANDIHGKNHHSAGSFGNHVVSMDLLTADGQVRKLTPEGPEAELFWATVAGIGLTGIVTRATIRMKKTESAYFYVDADRTSNLDETLALFTDGSDLTYDYSMSVPDLISSDSRLGRATFSRGSLATLDQLPAKLRSEPLKFDAPKLATLPDVFPNGLGNKLTFGLINELWQKTVPKKGARGKIQNLTQFYHPLDMLSEWNRAYGSKGFLQYQFSVPFGAEDQLKAICRQIATSGHYSFLNVFKRMGEANPAPMSWPSPGWMLSVDFPIKPGLSRFCLELDDAVLAANGRLYTAKDSRTTAETFAKMYPRLEEWRKVRAAVDPEGVFASDMSRRLAL; translated from the coding sequence GTGACCCAGACACCCGCGACACAGCGACGCACGCTCACCGGTTGGGGCCGCACCGCAGGGACGGTCGCCGACGTCCTGAGCACGCCCGACGTCGAAGCCATCGCCAAGGCGGTCACGTCGGCCGGGCCCCGCGGGGTCATCGCGCGCGGCCTCGGCCGCTCGTACGGCGACCCGGCGCAGAACGCCGGCGGCCTCGTGGTCGACATGACCGCGCTGGACCGCATCCACTCGATCGACCCCGGCTCCGGGCTGGTCGACCTCGACGCCGGCGTGAGCCTCGACAAGCTGATGCGCGAGGCGCTCCCGCACGGCCTGTGGGTGCCGGTGCTGCCGGGCACGCGCCAGGTGACCATCGGCGGCGCGATCGCCAACGACATCCACGGCAAGAACCACCACTCGGCGGGCAGCTTCGGCAACCACGTGGTGTCGATGGACCTGCTCACGGCCGACGGCCAGGTCCGCAAGCTGACGCCCGAGGGCCCCGAGGCGGAGCTGTTCTGGGCGACGGTGGCCGGCATCGGCCTCACCGGCATCGTCACGCGCGCCACGATCCGGATGAAAAAGACGGAGTCGGCTTATTTCTACGTGGACGCCGACCGCACGTCGAACCTCGACGAGACGCTCGCGCTGTTCACCGACGGTTCGGACCTCACCTACGACTACTCGATGTCGGTGCCGGACCTGATCTCGTCGGACAGTCGCCTGGGCCGGGCCACGTTCTCGCGCGGTTCGCTCGCCACGCTGGACCAGCTGCCGGCGAAGCTGCGCAGCGAGCCGCTGAAGTTCGACGCGCCGAAGCTCGCGACGCTGCCCGACGTGTTCCCCAACGGGCTGGGCAACAAGCTCACCTTCGGGCTGATCAACGAGCTGTGGCAGAAGACCGTGCCCAAGAAGGGCGCGCGCGGCAAGATCCAGAACCTGACGCAGTTCTACCACCCGCTGGACATGCTCAGCGAGTGGAACCGCGCGTACGGGTCGAAGGGTTTCCTGCAGTACCAGTTCTCGGTGCCGTTCGGCGCGGAGGACCAGCTCAAGGCCATCTGCCGGCAGATCGCCACGTCGGGGCACTACTCGTTCCTCAACGTGTTCAAGCGCATGGGCGAAGCGAACCCGGCGCCGATGTCGTGGCCCTCACCCGGCTGGATGCTGAGCGTGGACTTCCCGATCAAGCCGGGCCTGAGCCGCTTCTGCCTCGAGCTCGACGACGCCGTGCTCGCCGCGAACGGCCGCCTGTACACCGCGAAGGACTCGCGGACGACGGCGGAGACGTTCGCGAAGATGTACCCGCGGCTGGAGGAGTGGCGCAAGGTCCGCGCCGCCGTTGACCCCGAAGGCGTTTTCGCCTCTGACATGAGCCGGAGGCTCGCACTGTGA
- a CDS encoding decaprenyl-phosphate phosphoribosyltransferase produces MSETTDERTEKATDDASSAAADEASQAEAESAAADPASAEPVAADPAEKAQAPADNAEPAAPAAGSTNPVALLLGVVKTARPKQWVKNVLVFAAPFFAFSKATNRTELVIDAVIAFVAFSLTASSVYLINDAVDVDADRAHPTKRNRPIAAGIVPVPVAYGAAVVFLLAGLAVSFTASWHLAVVLAVYEAVQLGYCFGLKHQPVVDLAIVGSGFLMRSIAGGVAGGIAMSQWFLLVTAFGSLFMVAGKRYAEIMLFERTGAKIRSSLKKYSASYLRFVWATSAAILIMSYCLWAFEIRQAEHDSLWAVVSMVPFVIAVLRYAVDVDGGNAGAPDEIALRDRVLQVLGLTWVVTLFLSFYL; encoded by the coding sequence ATGAGCGAAACGACCGACGAGCGCACCGAGAAGGCGACCGACGACGCATCGTCGGCAGCCGCGGACGAAGCGTCGCAAGCCGAAGCCGAATCAGCCGCGGCCGATCCGGCCTCGGCTGAGCCGGTGGCTGCCGACCCAGCGGAGAAGGCGCAGGCGCCGGCCGACAACGCCGAGCCCGCCGCCCCGGCCGCCGGCAGCACGAACCCGGTGGCGCTGCTGCTGGGCGTGGTCAAGACCGCCCGCCCGAAGCAGTGGGTGAAGAACGTGCTGGTGTTCGCGGCGCCGTTCTTCGCGTTCTCGAAGGCGACGAACCGCACCGAGCTGGTCATCGACGCGGTGATCGCGTTCGTGGCGTTCTCGCTCACCGCCTCGTCGGTCTACCTCATCAACGACGCCGTCGACGTCGACGCCGACCGGGCCCACCCGACCAAGCGCAACCGGCCCATCGCGGCCGGCATCGTGCCGGTCCCGGTCGCCTACGGCGCCGCGGTGGTGTTCTTGCTGGCCGGGCTCGCCGTGTCGTTCACGGCGAGCTGGCACCTGGCCGTGGTGCTCGCCGTGTACGAAGCGGTGCAGCTGGGCTACTGCTTCGGTCTGAAACACCAGCCGGTGGTGGACCTCGCGATCGTCGGCTCGGGGTTCCTGATGCGCTCGATCGCCGGTGGTGTCGCGGGCGGCATCGCGATGTCGCAGTGGTTCCTGCTGGTCACGGCGTTCGGCTCGCTGTTCATGGTGGCGGGCAAGCGCTACGCGGAGATCATGCTGTTCGAACGCACGGGCGCGAAGATCCGCTCGTCGCTGAAGAAGTACTCGGCGAGTTACCTGCGCTTCGTGTGGGCGACGTCGGCGGCGATCCTGATCATGTCGTACTGCCTGTGGGCGTTCGAGATCCGCCAGGCCGAGCACGATTCGCTGTGGGCCGTGGTCTCGATGGTGCCGTTCGTGATCGCCGTGCTGCGCTACGCGGTCGACGTCGACGGCGGCAACGCGGGCGCCCCCGACGAGATCGCCCTGCGCGACCGCGTGCTCCAGGTCCTCGGCCTCACCTGGGTCGTGACGCTGTTCCTGTCGTTCTACCTGTGA
- a CDS encoding YbaB/EbfC family nucleoid-associated protein, translating to MPDQAARLDAVLQRFQEQAARAAELKKQIANLRGHARNADGSVTVTVAPSGAVLGLQLSPQAMRRSHTALQQEILGAIRSATLQAAAALDQTVEPVLGERAGQFREAFNAHVEPIGPSAPPPASSMPAPGRPQPDQAQQPPQMPQPPQNTRNRTRPPAVEDDDFGGPILRRE from the coding sequence ATGCCGGATCAGGCAGCGCGGCTGGACGCCGTGCTCCAGCGGTTCCAGGAGCAGGCGGCTCGTGCCGCCGAGCTCAAGAAGCAGATCGCGAACCTGCGCGGGCACGCCCGCAACGCCGACGGCTCGGTGACCGTCACCGTCGCCCCGTCCGGCGCGGTGCTCGGCCTGCAGCTGAGCCCGCAGGCGATGCGGCGTTCGCACACGGCGTTGCAGCAGGAGATCCTCGGCGCCATCCGGTCGGCGACGCTGCAGGCTGCGGCAGCACTGGACCAGACCGTGGAGCCGGTGCTGGGCGAGCGTGCCGGGCAGTTCCGCGAGGCGTTCAACGCGCACGTCGAGCCGATCGGGCCGAGCGCGCCGCCGCCGGCGAGCTCGATGCCGGCGCCCGGCCGACCACAGCCGGACCAGGCACAGCAACCTCCGCAAATGCCGCAACCACCGCAGAACACGCGGAACCGGACGCGCCCGCCCGCCGTCGAAGACGACGACTTCGGGGGCCCCATTCTTCGGCGGGAGTGA
- a CDS encoding GtrA family protein, which yields MVAAEPQSETTVTAPAGPGLVGQLIRFVLIGGFCALLDLGTYSLLRALGMDAVPWVDIARAISFVVGTTTAFFLNRRFTFAGGRRDGGTQVGSFILLYAVTFFVAVGVNQWMLHLLPESAWKATLGWVVSQATATVINFVMLKWVVFRERPVKEN from the coding sequence GTGGTGGCAGCAGAACCGCAGAGTGAGACGACGGTGACCGCACCGGCGGGCCCCGGTCTGGTCGGCCAGCTCATCCGGTTCGTCCTGATCGGTGGCTTTTGCGCGCTCCTGGACCTGGGCACATACTCACTGCTCAGGGCACTCGGGATGGATGCCGTGCCGTGGGTCGACATCGCCAGGGCCATCAGTTTCGTCGTGGGGACGACCACGGCGTTCTTCCTGAACCGCCGGTTCACCTTCGCCGGCGGCCGTCGCGATGGCGGCACGCAGGTCGGGAGCTTCATCCTGCTGTACGCCGTGACGTTCTTCGTCGCCGTCGGTGTGAACCAGTGGATGCTCCACCTGCTCCCGGAGTCGGCGTGGAAGGCCACGCTCGGCTGGGTCGTGTCACAGGCGACGGCGACCGTGATCAATTTCGTCATGCTCAAGTGGGTCGTGTTTCGTGAGCGGCCGGTAAAGGAGAACTGA
- a CDS encoding phosphatase PAP2 family protein produces MPGTVQVARGMSLFGEHSAGWFALGLLGAAVDKPRRKDWLVASAGVVGAHAASIAVKRVVRRRRPDHPSVEVLVGTPSKLSFPSSHATSTTAAAVLYSGLTGRNLVPALVPPMLASRLLLGVHYPTDVLAGAALGGLVGGLIRRKLKRR; encoded by the coding sequence ATGCCGGGCACGGTGCAGGTAGCTCGCGGGATGTCGCTGTTCGGCGAGCACAGCGCGGGCTGGTTCGCGCTGGGCCTGCTCGGCGCCGCGGTGGACAAGCCGCGGCGCAAGGACTGGCTCGTCGCGTCGGCCGGTGTGGTCGGCGCGCACGCCGCCTCGATCGCGGTGAAGCGCGTGGTCAGGCGGCGTCGTCCGGACCACCCGAGCGTCGAGGTCCTGGTGGGCACCCCGAGCAAGCTGAGCTTCCCGTCCTCGCACGCGACGTCCACGACGGCGGCGGCGGTGCTCTACTCCGGATTGACCGGGCGTAACCTGGTTCCCGCCCTCGTACCGCCGATGCTGGCCTCGCGGCTGCTGCTCGGCGTCCACTATCCGACCGACGTACTGGCCGGTGCGGCCCTGGGAGGCCTCGTCGGTGGTCTGATCCGACGGAAGCTGAAGAGACGATGA
- a CDS encoding ESX secretion-associated protein EspG — protein MPYSFTLSPAAVDLLLEQQGLGRPPVPFVVPHIGITGEERRRIRDAVTRDLEGRGLVSRRGYLDDDLEQALATFARGRLAVTSTAQLDDGQLFARVTSTGDHAVLVRHDDGMFVFEEVRPTGLVPAIVDLLPPGTPGPGTSVTITRPPKQPRRGAAYDPFARTSAPRDPQARAVERIFEKPRLRVGQFTVGGQQPLVWFDTEAGRYLLSTRVADDGQRWLTYAPADNSRLAQQLSAQVQANA, from the coding sequence ATGCCGTACTCGTTCACGCTGTCACCCGCGGCGGTGGACCTGTTGCTCGAGCAGCAGGGCCTCGGCCGGCCGCCGGTTCCGTTCGTGGTGCCGCACATCGGCATCACCGGCGAGGAGCGCCGCCGGATCCGCGACGCGGTCACCCGTGACCTCGAAGGCCGCGGCCTGGTGAGCCGCCGTGGCTACCTCGACGACGACCTGGAACAGGCCCTGGCGACGTTCGCCCGCGGCCGGCTGGCGGTCACGTCCACGGCCCAGCTGGACGATGGGCAGCTCTTCGCCCGTGTGACCTCCACCGGCGACCACGCCGTGCTCGTCAGGCACGACGACGGCATGTTCGTCTTCGAGGAGGTCCGGCCCACGGGCCTCGTCCCGGCGATCGTCGACCTGCTCCCGCCCGGCACGCCCGGGCCCGGCACCTCCGTCACGATCACGCGGCCGCCGAAGCAGCCGCGCCGCGGCGCCGCGTACGACCCGTTCGCGCGCACCAGCGCGCCGCGAGACCCGCAGGCCAGGGCCGTCGAACGGATCTTCGAGAAGCCGCGGCTGCGCGTCGGGCAGTTCACCGTCGGTGGACAGCAGCCGCTCGTGTGGTTCGACACCGAAGCCGGCCGGTACCTGCTGAGCACGCGCGTCGCCGACGACGGGCAGCGGTGGCTCACCTACGCCCCGGCCGACAACAGCCGCCTGGCCCAGCAGCTGTCCGCACAGGTCCAGGCAAACGCCTGA
- a CDS encoding WXG100 family type VII secretion target, with the protein MTSGFKIAPAALNAHANGSREAAGHFGSLSQLLAQARVNDDCFGPLGELMAYKYFDSLHECQDLADQAKSFLEQIADKTTTAAKVYEGQDAGTAVAVSSLGRELSDGGGGVGTLSDVNHAGDAGRKSYLEQNGGYGSSWLSTSTEVAQASSPPDIAIAAMHTRMEQIQLVTSPGQSLLDNGLGFLIGIVISPLVEFILEPAIGDPEQMRSTAQGWAQVAQWLDGVGEHEQKRADLTKEPWEGEGGDAFRKQMGEFSEGASAFADEVRGLQQILELAADLFDAFVEIVIDILQELVMGLIIEWLAALAASWITAGASVGAAGAATTGEVAVTGGRLGMKVKQLFGKLKPLIEELEKILQKLRTGPLKKVVERVEGLRNGNFLEKRVADLIDKNPLAKILTKADAATGASRTGNRFANALGVGENGANALTTNLTETGLRLAGLSGTSSVGKAAWRGSAGNLAEQGLEQGVKYGYQQSQTDSEEERREATDRGFSLEG; encoded by the coding sequence GTGACCAGCGGATTCAAGATCGCACCGGCGGCGCTGAACGCACACGCGAACGGTTCCCGCGAGGCGGCCGGGCACTTCGGCAGCCTCTCGCAGCTGCTGGCGCAGGCGCGCGTGAACGACGACTGCTTCGGCCCCCTCGGCGAGCTGATGGCGTACAAGTACTTCGACTCCCTGCACGAGTGCCAGGACCTTGCCGACCAGGCGAAATCCTTCCTGGAGCAGATCGCCGACAAGACCACCACGGCCGCGAAGGTCTACGAGGGCCAGGACGCCGGCACCGCCGTCGCCGTGTCGTCGCTGGGCCGGGAGCTCTCCGACGGCGGGGGCGGCGTCGGCACGCTGTCGGACGTCAACCACGCGGGCGACGCCGGCCGCAAGAGCTACCTCGAGCAGAACGGCGGGTACGGCAGCTCGTGGCTCTCGACGTCGACCGAGGTGGCGCAGGCGAGCAGCCCGCCCGACATCGCGATCGCGGCGATGCACACGCGCATGGAGCAGATCCAGCTCGTCACGAGCCCCGGGCAGTCGCTGCTGGACAACGGGCTCGGGTTTCTCATCGGGATCGTGATCAGCCCGCTGGTCGAGTTCATCCTCGAGCCGGCCATCGGCGATCCGGAGCAGATGCGCAGCACCGCCCAGGGCTGGGCGCAAGTGGCGCAGTGGCTCGACGGCGTGGGCGAGCACGAGCAGAAGCGCGCGGACCTCACGAAGGAGCCCTGGGAGGGCGAGGGCGGCGACGCGTTCCGCAAGCAGATGGGCGAGTTCTCCGAGGGTGCTTCGGCGTTCGCCGACGAGGTGCGCGGGCTGCAGCAGATCCTGGAGCTGGCCGCGGATCTGTTCGACGCGTTCGTGGAAATCGTGATCGACATCCTGCAAGAGCTCGTGATGGGCCTGATCATCGAGTGGCTCGCAGCGCTGGCGGCGTCGTGGATCACGGCGGGTGCCTCGGTGGGCGCCGCGGGTGCGGCGACCACGGGTGAGGTCGCGGTGACCGGCGGGCGGCTCGGGATGAAAGTCAAGCAGCTGTTCGGCAAACTCAAGCCGCTCATCGAGGAGCTCGAGAAGATCCTGCAGAAGCTGCGCACCGGGCCGCTGAAGAAGGTCGTGGAGCGCGTGGAAGGGCTGCGCAACGGCAACTTCCTGGAGAAGCGCGTCGCCGACCTGATCGACAAGAACCCGCTCGCGAAGATCCTCACCAAGGCCGACGCGGCGACGGGTGCTTCGCGCACGGGCAACCGGTTCGCGAACGCGCTGGGGGTCGGGGAGAACGGCGCGAACGCGCTCACCACGAACCTCACCGAGACCGGCCTGCGGCTCGCGGGCCTGAGCGGCACGTCGAGCGTCGGCAAGGCGGCGTGGCGCGGGAGCGCGGGCAACCTCGCCGAGCAGGGCCTTGAGCAGGGCGTGAAGTACGGTTACCAGCAGTCGCAGACCGACAGCGAAGAAGAGCGCCGCGAGGCGACCGACCGAGGGTTCTCACTCGAAGGATGA